A single Leptolyngbya ohadii IS1 DNA region contains:
- a CDS encoding glycoside hydrolase family 10 protein, with the protein MKSRSGSPLRSRSSNHPHPFRKIVNSISVSQRVLILLCLVVIGLLGSIAPVRSASPPATPTSEIRGVWLTNVDSDVMFSPDRLTTALQTLRQMNFNTVYPTVWNWGYTLYSSPIAQRASGRSIDPRVPALQNWDMLADLIQTSHQQGLTVIPWFEFGFMTTADSAIAVRHPDWITNRRDASQIWQDGIYQRRWLNPFKPEVQQFILNLILEIVTRYDIDGIQFDDHLGLPDDFGYDAYTVQLYRREKGKFPPANPQDPEWVKWRADKITAFMERTFHAIKARKQNVIVSLSPNSYPFAYHHFLQDWRLWERAGFVEELILQVYHDSPQRFLSELSRPEVQAAQRHIPTAIGLLTGLKDKPIPIRQVQQQATWVRDRQFAGISLFFYESLWNLSRERPEERQGVLRSMLSSP; encoded by the coding sequence ATGAAGTCCCGTTCAGGTTCACCTTTGCGATCGCGTTCATCAAATCATCCCCATCCCTTCCGAAAAATAGTTAATTCAATTTCAGTTTCCCAGCGAGTTCTGATTCTCCTTTGCCTGGTGGTCATTGGCTTACTGGGATCGATCGCTCCTGTACGTTCGGCAAGTCCACCTGCAACGCCAACCAGCGAAATTCGCGGAGTCTGGCTCACCAACGTGGATAGCGACGTGATGTTCAGCCCCGATCGCCTCACCACTGCCCTGCAAACCCTGCGGCAGATGAACTTCAATACGGTTTATCCAACGGTGTGGAACTGGGGCTATACCCTGTATTCCAGCCCGATCGCCCAACGAGCCAGCGGTCGATCGATCGATCCACGAGTCCCCGCTTTGCAGAACTGGGATATGCTGGCAGACCTGATCCAAACCAGCCATCAGCAGGGGTTAACGGTCATTCCCTGGTTTGAGTTTGGTTTTATGACGACGGCAGATTCGGCGATCGCGGTACGCCATCCGGACTGGATCACCAATCGGCGGGACGCTAGCCAGATCTGGCAGGACGGCATCTATCAGCGGCGGTGGCTCAATCCCTTTAAGCCCGAAGTTCAGCAGTTTATTCTCAATCTGATTCTGGAGATCGTCACCCGCTACGACATCGACGGCATTCAGTTTGACGATCATCTGGGATTACCCGACGACTTTGGCTACGATGCCTACACTGTGCAGCTTTACCGCCGGGAAAAGGGTAAATTCCCCCCTGCCAATCCCCAAGACCCGGAGTGGGTCAAGTGGCGTGCCGACAAAATCACCGCCTTCATGGAACGAACCTTCCACGCCATCAAAGCCCGCAAGCAAAACGTCATTGTTTCCCTGTCCCCCAACAGCTACCCCTTCGCCTATCACCACTTCTTACAGGACTGGCGACTTTGGGAACGAGCAGGCTTTGTGGAAGAACTGATTTTGCAGGTGTATCACGACAGCCCCCAGCGGTTCCTCAGCGAACTCTCTCGCCCCGAAGTCCAGGCAGCCCAACGCCATATTCCCACGGCGATCGGCTTACTCACCGGACTCAAGGACAAACCTATCCCCATTCGCCAAGTCCAGCAGCAGGCAACCTGGGTACGCGATCGCCAATTTGCAGGCATCTCCCTCTTCTTTTACGAAAGCCTCTGGAATCTTAGTCGGGAAAGACCAGAGGAGCGACAGGGGGTTTTGCGATCGATGCTGTCATCTCCCTGA
- a CDS encoding ChaB family protein — MNQLSRENLPQDIKSVLPEEAQGIFVAAYNSFLENGHDEAAAREVAWQTINNNSRFARGEDGKYVIVDEYDGGHERPLANAPNS; from the coding sequence ATGAATCAGTTAAGCCGTGAAAATCTGCCCCAGGACATCAAAAGCGTTCTGCCCGAAGAAGCTCAGGGAATTTTCGTTGCTGCCTACAACAGCTTCCTGGAAAATGGTCACGATGAGGCAGCAGCTCGTGAAGTTGCATGGCAAACCATCAATAACAATTCCCGCTTTGCTCGCGGCGAAGACGGCAAGTACGTGATCGTAGACGAATATGATGGCGGTCACGAGCGTCCCCTCGCCAACGCACCGAACTCGTAG